One window of the Eucalyptus grandis isolate ANBG69807.140 chromosome 8, ASM1654582v1, whole genome shotgun sequence genome contains the following:
- the LOC104416433 gene encoding cytochrome P450 89A2, which produces MGSRHPCGEAQVPARRRRLVIDHFQHALFCLLVLMWFGDRLEQMQIKQIKAVQRPLLLGLRRFKVLNFLPRVSKLVLLKRGKELSELCEYRNQVLVPLIRGRSKAKREQLNKFKEERNDGDWIVSSVDTLMDLELLEEDEMVSLCLEFLDAGTDTTSIAMQWIMANLVKYPEIQERLDDEIKSVVGQEAKQVKEEDLQGLYYLKAVVLGGAMPPPTGSLVTACSGERRGALGT; this is translated from the coding sequence ATGGGTTCTCGACATCCTTGCGGTGAAGCTCAAGTCCCAGCTAGGCGACGTCGTCTGGTCATCGACCACTTCCAGCACGCCCTGTTCTGCTTGCTGGTCCTCATGTGGTTCGGAGACAGGCTCGAGCAAATGCAGATTAAGCAGATCAAGGCTGTTCAACGACCATTGCTACTGGGTCTGCGGCGGTTTAAAGTGCTCAATTTCTTGCCGAGGGTGAGCAAGCTAGTGCTCCTGAAGCGAGGGAAGGAGTTGTCCGAGCTCTGTGAATATCGAAATCAGGTCCTCGTTCCGCTCATTAGAGGTCGATCCAAGGCCAAGCGAGAGCAACTGAACAAATTCAAGGAAGAAAGGAATGACGGCGACTGGATCGTGTCGTCCGTGGACACTCTCATGGACCTGGAGCTGCTGGAGGAGGACGAAATGGTGAGCCTCTGCTTGGAATTCCTCGACGCCGGTACTGACACGACGTCCATAGCAATGCAGTGGATCATGGCCAACCTGGTCAAGTACCCAGAAATTCAAGAGAGGCTCGACGATGAAATCAAATCAGTTGTCGGACAAGAGGCGAAGCAAGTGAAAGAGGAGGATCTGCAGGGACTCTACTACCTTAAGGCAGTGGTGCTTGGGGGGGCCATGCCGCCACCCACCGGCTCACTTGTTACTGCATGCAGTGGCGAAAGACGTGGAGCTTTGGGTACGTGA
- the LOC104456777 gene encoding cytochrome P450 89A2 — protein MKPTNFPLLRKNSESIRQKMEIWFLILVTLSVAALLRATLNLLFSAPNKKSLPPGPLTFPVVGNFLWLRKSFSDLEPVLRSLHARYGPMVTLHVGSRPIVFVASPALAHEALIHRGVIFADRPPPSATIRLISSNQHNINTSSYGPTWRLLRRNLTAEILHPSRLRSYSHARARVLNILGAGLKSQPGGVVRVIDHFQYAMFCLLVFMCFGDGLEEKQIKQIQEVSRRVMVSQRHFNALDFWPRLSKLILRKQWKEFYELYECRKRILIPLIGARLKAKQEQPSKAREDGNESDGDWIVPYVDTLLDLELPEEKRKLEEAEIVSLSWEFLNAGTDTTSTALEWIMANLVKYPELQDRLYNEIKSVVGQGADQVKEEDLQRMAYLKAVVLEGLRRHPPGHFVLPHAVKEDAELGGYAIPKDATINFMVAEMGRNPEIWEDPMAFKPERFLNSGGGGEDSGFDITGSREIKMMPFGVGRRICPASGLAMLHLEYFVANLVWQFKWRTVAGEEVDLSEKQEFTMVMKNPLRAQISSRN, from the coding sequence ATGAAACCGACTAACTTCCCACTTCTCCGCAAGAACTCAGAGTCAATCCGGCAAAAGATGGAAATCTGGTTCCTTATCCTCGTCACCCTCTCCGTCGCTGCCCTCCTCAGAGCCACCCTCAACCTCCTCTTCTCCGCCCCCAACAAGAAGAGCCTCCCGCCGGGCCCCCTTACCTTCCCGGTCGTCGGCAACTTCCTATGGCTCCGCAAGTCCTTCTCGGACCTCGAGCCCGTCCTCCGCTCCCTCCATGCCCGCTACGGCCCGATGGTCACCCTCCACGTGGGCTCCCGACCCATCGTCTTCGTCGCCTCCCCAGCCCTTGCCCACGAGGCCCTCATCCACCGCGGCGTCATCTTTGCCGACCGCCCGCCGCCCTCCGCCACCATCCGCCTCATCTCCTCCAACCAGCACAACATCAACACCTCCTCCTACGGCCCCACCTGGCGCCTCCTCCGCCGGAACCTCACGGCGGAAATCCTCCATCCCTCCCGCCTCCGCTCCTATTCCCACGCTCGGGCGCGGGTCCTCAACATACTTGGGGCGGGGCTCAAGTCCCAGCCTGGCGGCGTCGTCCGCGTCATCGACCACTTCCAGTACGCCATGTTCTGCTTGTTGGTCTTCATGTGCTTCGGAGACGGGCTCGAGGAGAAGCAGATTAAGCAGATCCAGGAGGTTTCACGAAGGGTGATGGTGAGTCAACGGCACTTCAACGCGCTCGATTTCTGGCCGCGGCTGAGCAAGCTCATTCTCCGGAAGCAGTGGAAGGAGTTCTATGAGCTCTACGAGTGTCGGAAACGCATTCTCATCCCACTCATCGGAGCTCGACTCAAGGCCAAGCAAGAGCAACCGAGCAAAGCCAGGGAGGACGGGAATGAAAGCGATGGCGATTGGATCGTGCCGTACGTGGACACGCTCCTGGACCTAGAGCTGccagaggagaagaggaagctgGAGGAGGCCGAGATTGTGAGCCTCTCCTGGGAGTTCCTCAACGCCGGCACCGACACAACGTCCACGGCGCTGGAATGGATCATGGCCAACCTGGTCAAGTATCCAGAACTCCAAGATAGGCTCTACAATGAAATCAAATCAGTCGTGGGACAAGGGGCGGATCAAGTGAAGGAGGAGGACCTGCAGAGGATGGCCTACCTGAAGGCCGTGGTACTGGAGGGGCTGCGCCGCCACCCGCCGGGGCACTTCGTCCTGCCGCACGCGGTAAAGGAGGACGCGGAGCTGGGCGGGTACGCGATCCCCAAGGACGCAACCATCAACTTCATGGTGGCGGAGATGGGTCGGAACCCAGAAATCTGGGAGGACCCGATGGCCTTCAAGCCTGAGAGGTTCTTGAACTccggcggcggaggcgaagACAGCGGGTTCGACATCACGGGGAGCAGGGAGATAAAGATGATGCCGTTTGGGGTGGGGAGGAGGATCTGCCCTGCGTCCGGGCTCGCGATGCTGCACCTGGAGTACTTCGTGGCGAACCTGGTGTGGCAGTTCAAGTGGcggacggtggccggcgaggaGGTGGACCTGTCGGAGAAGCAGGAGTTCACCATGGTGATGAAGAACCCTTTAAGGGCCCAGATTTCTTCCAGGAATTAG